The following proteins are co-located in the Rattus norvegicus strain BN/NHsdMcwi chromosome X, GRCr8, whole genome shotgun sequence genome:
- the Taf9b gene encoding transcription initiation factor TFIID subunit 9B isoform X1 → MAEQESAASDQIVEASEVVEASEVAEASENAEESEIVEVSEVVEVSEVVEASEIAEASEVAEASEVAEASEVVEASQVIEASEIAEASEIVEMSQVVEVSQVVEASEIFEVSQVVEASEIVEVSPVVEASEIVEVSQVVEASEIFEVSQVVEASEIAEVLQVVEASEIAEASEVVAASQIVEGSEIVEASQIVEASDEGWSLVEVETACSSISAVEEPVEKMEPSKMAPLKNAPRDALVMAQILKDMGITDYEPRVINQMLEFAFRYVTTILDDAKIYSSHAKKPTVDADDVRLAIQCRADQSFTSPPPRDFLLDIARQKNQTPLPLIKPYAGPRLPPDRYCLTAPNYRLKSLVKKGPNQGRLVPRLSVGAVSSRPTTPTVAPPQAVSVPNKVATPVSVTSQRFAVQIPTSQSTPAKPAPAATSVQNVLINPSMIGSKNILITTNMVSSQSTATDSNPLKRKHDDDDDDDDDDDDNDTM, encoded by the exons ATGGCTGAACAGGAGTCAGCTGCTTCTGACCAGATCGTTGAGGCGTCGGAGGTTGTTGAGGCGTCAGAGGTTGCTGAGGCGTCGGAGAATGCTGAGGAGTCAGAGATCGTTGAGGTGTCGGAGGTCGTTGAGGTGTCGGAGGTCGTTGAGGCGTCGGAGATTGCTGAGGCGTCCGAGGTGGCTGAGGCCTCCGAGGTTGCTGAGGCGTCCGAGGTTGTTGAGGCGTCACAGGTCATTGAGGCGTCGGAGATTGCTGAGGCGTCGGAGATCGTTGAGATGTCGCAGGTCGTTGAGGTGTCGCAGGTCGTTGAGGCATCGGAGATCTTTGAGGTGTCGCAGGTCGTTGAGGCGTCGGAGATCGTTGAGGTGTCGCCAGTCGTTGAGGCGTCGGAGATCGTTGAGGTGTCGCAGGTCGTTGAGGCGTCGGAGATCTTTGAGGTGTCGCAGGTCGTTGAGGCTTCGGAGATTGCTGAGGTGTTGCAGGTTGTTGAGGCGTCGGAGATCGCTGAGGCGTCGGAGGTGGTTGCGGCGTCCCAGATTGTCGAGGGGTCGGAGATTGTTGAGGCATCGCAGATTGTTGAGGCGTCAGATGAG GGGTGGAGCCTGGTCGAGGTGGAAACCGCCTGCAGCTCTATCTCGGCGGTTGAAGAGCCGGTAGAGAAAATGGAGCCCAGCAAGATGGCGCCTCTCAAGAACGCTCCGAGGGATGCCTTG GTGATGGCACAGATCCTGAAGGATATGGGAATCACAGATTATGAGCCAAGGGTTATAAATCAAATGTTGGAATTTGCCTTCC GATATGTGACTACAATTCTGGATGATGCAAAAATTTATTCAAGTCACGCTAAGAAACCTACTGTGGATGCAGATGATGTGAGACTGGCCATCCAGTGTCGGGCTGACCAGTCTTTTACCTCTCCTCCTCCAAGAGAT tttttaCTGGATATTGCAAGGCAGAAGAATCAAACCCCTCTGCCGCTGATTAAACCATATGCAGGACCTAGATTGCCACCTGATAGATACTGCTTAACAGCTCCAAACTATAGGCTGAAGTCCTTAGTTAAAAAG GGACCTAACCAAGGAAGACTAGTTCCTAGATTAAGTGTCGGTGCGGTCAGTAGCAGACCTACTACTCCTACTGTAG CACCCCCACAAGCAGTATCTGTCCCAAATAAGGTTGCAACTCCAGTGTCAGTGACAAGCCAAAGATTTGCCGTGCAGATTCCAACTTCTCAGTCCACGCCTGCCAAACCAG CTCCTGCAGCGACTTCAGTCCAAAATGTTCTGATTAATCCTTCAATGATTGGGTCCAAAAATATTCTCATTACCACCAACATGGTTTCCTCACAGAGCACAGCCACTGACTCAAACCCACTGAAGAGGaaacatgatgatgatgatgatgacgacgacgatgatgatgacaatgacactATGTAA
- the Taf9b gene encoding transcription initiation factor TFIID subunit 9B, whose translation MAPLKNAPRDALVMAQILKDMGITDYEPRVINQMLEFAFRYVTTILDDAKIYSSHAKKPTVDADDVRLAIQCRADQSFTSPPPRDFLLDIARQKNQTPLPLIKPYAGPRLPPDRYCLTAPNYRLKSLVKKGPNQGRLVPRLSVGAVSSRPTTPTVAPPQAVSVPNKVATPVSVTSQRFAVQIPTSQSTPAKPAPAATSVQNVLINPSMIGSKNILITTNMVSSQSTATDSNPLKRKHDDDDDDDDDDDDNDTM comes from the exons ATGGCGCCTCTCAAGAACGCTCCGAGGGATGCCTTG GTGATGGCACAGATCCTGAAGGATATGGGAATCACAGATTATGAGCCAAGGGTTATAAATCAAATGTTGGAATTTGCCTTCC GATATGTGACTACAATTCTGGATGATGCAAAAATTTATTCAAGTCACGCTAAGAAACCTACTGTGGATGCAGATGATGTGAGACTGGCCATCCAGTGTCGGGCTGACCAGTCTTTTACCTCTCCTCCTCCAAGAGAT tttttaCTGGATATTGCAAGGCAGAAGAATCAAACCCCTCTGCCGCTGATTAAACCATATGCAGGACCTAGATTGCCACCTGATAGATACTGCTTAACAGCTCCAAACTATAGGCTGAAGTCCTTAGTTAAAAAG GGACCTAACCAAGGAAGACTAGTTCCTAGATTAAGTGTCGGTGCGGTCAGTAGCAGACCTACTACTCCTACTGTAG CACCCCCACAAGCAGTATCTGTCCCAAATAAGGTTGCAACTCCAGTGTCAGTGACAAGCCAAAGATTTGCCGTGCAGATTCCAACTTCTCAGTCCACGCCTGCCAAACCAG CTCCTGCAGCGACTTCAGTCCAAAATGTTCTGATTAATCCTTCAATGATTGGGTCCAAAAATATTCTCATTACCACCAACATGGTTTCCTCACAGAGCACAGCCACTGACTCAAACCCACTGAAGAGGaaacatgatgatgatgatgatgacgacgacgatgatgatgacaatgacactATGTAA
- the Taf9b gene encoding transcription initiation factor TFIID subunit 9B isoform X3 codes for MAEQESAASDQIVEASEVVEASEVAEASENAEESEIVEVSEVVEVSEVVEASEIAEASEVAEASEVAEASEVVEASQVIEASEIAEASEIVEMSQVVEVSQVVEASEIFEVSQVVEASEIVEVSPVVEASEIVEVSQVVEASEIFEVSQVVEASEIAEVLQVVEASEIAEASEVVAASQIVEGSEIVEASQIVEASDEGWSLVEVETACSSISAVEEPVEKMEPSKMAPLKNAPRDALVMAQILKDMGITDYEPRVINQMLEFAFRYVTTILDDAKIYSSHAKKPTVDADDVRLAIQCRADQSFTSPPPRDFLLDIARQKNQTPLPLIKPYAGPRLPPDRYCLTAPNYRLKSLVKKGPNQGRLVPRLSVGAVSSRPTTPTVAPPQAVSVPNKVATPVSVTSQRFAVQIPTSQSTPAKPEHSH; via the exons ATGGCTGAACAGGAGTCAGCTGCTTCTGACCAGATCGTTGAGGCGTCGGAGGTTGTTGAGGCGTCAGAGGTTGCTGAGGCGTCGGAGAATGCTGAGGAGTCAGAGATCGTTGAGGTGTCGGAGGTCGTTGAGGTGTCGGAGGTCGTTGAGGCGTCGGAGATTGCTGAGGCGTCCGAGGTGGCTGAGGCCTCCGAGGTTGCTGAGGCGTCCGAGGTTGTTGAGGCGTCACAGGTCATTGAGGCGTCGGAGATTGCTGAGGCGTCGGAGATCGTTGAGATGTCGCAGGTCGTTGAGGTGTCGCAGGTCGTTGAGGCATCGGAGATCTTTGAGGTGTCGCAGGTCGTTGAGGCGTCGGAGATCGTTGAGGTGTCGCCAGTCGTTGAGGCGTCGGAGATCGTTGAGGTGTCGCAGGTCGTTGAGGCGTCGGAGATCTTTGAGGTGTCGCAGGTCGTTGAGGCTTCGGAGATTGCTGAGGTGTTGCAGGTTGTTGAGGCGTCGGAGATCGCTGAGGCGTCGGAGGTGGTTGCGGCGTCCCAGATTGTCGAGGGGTCGGAGATTGTTGAGGCATCGCAGATTGTTGAGGCGTCAGATGAG GGGTGGAGCCTGGTCGAGGTGGAAACCGCCTGCAGCTCTATCTCGGCGGTTGAAGAGCCGGTAGAGAAAATGGAGCCCAGCAAGATGGCGCCTCTCAAGAACGCTCCGAGGGATGCCTTG GTGATGGCACAGATCCTGAAGGATATGGGAATCACAGATTATGAGCCAAGGGTTATAAATCAAATGTTGGAATTTGCCTTCC GATATGTGACTACAATTCTGGATGATGCAAAAATTTATTCAAGTCACGCTAAGAAACCTACTGTGGATGCAGATGATGTGAGACTGGCCATCCAGTGTCGGGCTGACCAGTCTTTTACCTCTCCTCCTCCAAGAGAT tttttaCTGGATATTGCAAGGCAGAAGAATCAAACCCCTCTGCCGCTGATTAAACCATATGCAGGACCTAGATTGCCACCTGATAGATACTGCTTAACAGCTCCAAACTATAGGCTGAAGTCCTTAGTTAAAAAG GGACCTAACCAAGGAAGACTAGTTCCTAGATTAAGTGTCGGTGCGGTCAGTAGCAGACCTACTACTCCTACTGTAG CACCCCCACAAGCAGTATCTGTCCCAAATAAGGTTGCAACTCCAGTGTCAGTGACAAGCCAAAGATTTGCCGTGCAGATTCCAACTTCTCAGTCCACGCCTGCCAAACCAG AGCACAGCCACTGA
- the Taf9b gene encoding transcription initiation factor TFIID subunit 9B isoform X2, with protein MAEQESAASDQIVEASEVVEASEVAEASENAEESEIVEVSEVVEVSEVVEASEIAEASEVAEASEVAEASEVVEASQVIEASEIAEASEIVEMSQVVEVSQVVEASEIFEVSQVVEASEIVEVSPVVEASEIVEVSQVVEASEIFEVSQVVEASEIAEVLQVVEASEIAEASEVVAASQIVEGSEIVEASQIVEASDEGWSLVEVETACSSISAVEEPVEKMEPSKMAPLKNAPRDALVMAQILKDMGITDYEPRVINQMLEFAFRYVTTILDDAKIYSSHAKKPTVDADDVRLAIQCRADQSFTSPPPRDFLLDIARQKNQTPLPLIKPYAGPRLPPDRYCLTAPNYRLKSLVKKGPNQGRLVPRLSVGAVSSRPTTPTVAPPQAVSVPNKVATPVSVTSQRFAVQIPTSQSTPAKPASQQESDR; from the exons ATGGCTGAACAGGAGTCAGCTGCTTCTGACCAGATCGTTGAGGCGTCGGAGGTTGTTGAGGCGTCAGAGGTTGCTGAGGCGTCGGAGAATGCTGAGGAGTCAGAGATCGTTGAGGTGTCGGAGGTCGTTGAGGTGTCGGAGGTCGTTGAGGCGTCGGAGATTGCTGAGGCGTCCGAGGTGGCTGAGGCCTCCGAGGTTGCTGAGGCGTCCGAGGTTGTTGAGGCGTCACAGGTCATTGAGGCGTCGGAGATTGCTGAGGCGTCGGAGATCGTTGAGATGTCGCAGGTCGTTGAGGTGTCGCAGGTCGTTGAGGCATCGGAGATCTTTGAGGTGTCGCAGGTCGTTGAGGCGTCGGAGATCGTTGAGGTGTCGCCAGTCGTTGAGGCGTCGGAGATCGTTGAGGTGTCGCAGGTCGTTGAGGCGTCGGAGATCTTTGAGGTGTCGCAGGTCGTTGAGGCTTCGGAGATTGCTGAGGTGTTGCAGGTTGTTGAGGCGTCGGAGATCGCTGAGGCGTCGGAGGTGGTTGCGGCGTCCCAGATTGTCGAGGGGTCGGAGATTGTTGAGGCATCGCAGATTGTTGAGGCGTCAGATGAG GGGTGGAGCCTGGTCGAGGTGGAAACCGCCTGCAGCTCTATCTCGGCGGTTGAAGAGCCGGTAGAGAAAATGGAGCCCAGCAAGATGGCGCCTCTCAAGAACGCTCCGAGGGATGCCTTG GTGATGGCACAGATCCTGAAGGATATGGGAATCACAGATTATGAGCCAAGGGTTATAAATCAAATGTTGGAATTTGCCTTCC GATATGTGACTACAATTCTGGATGATGCAAAAATTTATTCAAGTCACGCTAAGAAACCTACTGTGGATGCAGATGATGTGAGACTGGCCATCCAGTGTCGGGCTGACCAGTCTTTTACCTCTCCTCCTCCAAGAGAT tttttaCTGGATATTGCAAGGCAGAAGAATCAAACCCCTCTGCCGCTGATTAAACCATATGCAGGACCTAGATTGCCACCTGATAGATACTGCTTAACAGCTCCAAACTATAGGCTGAAGTCCTTAGTTAAAAAG GGACCTAACCAAGGAAGACTAGTTCCTAGATTAAGTGTCGGTGCGGTCAGTAGCAGACCTACTACTCCTACTGTAG CACCCCCACAAGCAGTATCTGTCCCAAATAAGGTTGCAACTCCAGTGTCAGTGACAAGCCAAAGATTTGCCGTGCAGATTCCAACTTCTCAGTCCACGCCTGCCAAACCAG CGTCACAACAGGAAAGTGACAGGTAA
- the LOC100359505 gene encoding small ribosomal subunit protein eS21-like, whose product MQNDAGEFVDLYVLRKCSASNRIIAAKDHASIQMNVAEVDRSTGRFNGHFKTYGIGGAICRMGESDDSILRLAKADGIVSKNF is encoded by the coding sequence ATGCAGAACGACGCCGGCGAGTTTGTGGACCTGTACGTGCTGCGGAAATGCTCCGCGAGCAACCGCATCATTGCTGCCAAGGACCACGCGTCCATCCAGATGAATGTGGCCGAGGTTGACAGGAGTACAGGCCGATTTAATGGTCATTTTAAAACCTACGGCATCGGCGGGGCCATTTGCAGGATGGGCGAGTCAGATGATTCTATTCTCCGATTGGCTAAGGCTGATGGAATTGTCTCAAAGAACTTTTGA